A DNA window from Streptomyces sp. CA-278952 contains the following coding sequences:
- a CDS encoding sterol desaturase family protein — protein sequence MDEREHSADGGIYSTGYSVGRKGWSGHSSARLVRAGAYPALLLAVVSVGAAALWLQWDPAWVSSLFLVGVIAYLALLERLIPYDRNWHPGKAEWRWYGIYFLLTMAGSGVAQLLVALAVGLISPAEPARHLMVEIPAALLAGSLVSYTVHRLGHRNALLWRLHGVHHVPEKVNVANNGVNHVLDIVLAQALVQLTLAFAGFSRPAVLVVGLFVAAQGYFIHANIDVRIGRLNHLLASPEQHRLHHSTDLAEAGHYGSDLSCWDHLFGSFTWYPGREPGAVGLHDPTSFPGTGEILAALAHPWRRRPVRASRPE from the coding sequence ATGGACGAGCGCGAGCACTCCGCCGATGGCGGAATCTATTCGACCGGCTATTCGGTCGGCCGGAAGGGGTGGTCCGGTCATTCTTCCGCTCGACTTGTTCGCGCTGGAGCGTACCCGGCTCTCCTCCTCGCGGTCGTATCCGTGGGGGCGGCCGCATTGTGGCTGCAGTGGGATCCGGCCTGGGTCAGTTCACTTTTCCTGGTCGGGGTCATCGCCTATCTGGCTCTCCTGGAACGGCTGATTCCTTATGACCGGAACTGGCACCCCGGAAAGGCCGAATGGCGCTGGTACGGCATCTACTTCCTGCTCACCATGGCCGGAAGCGGAGTGGCGCAACTCCTGGTCGCGCTGGCTGTCGGCCTGATCTCGCCCGCGGAACCGGCCCGCCATCTCATGGTCGAGATCCCGGCCGCGCTCCTCGCCGGATCTCTCGTCAGCTACACGGTGCACCGGCTGGGTCACCGGAACGCCCTTCTCTGGCGCCTCCACGGAGTGCACCACGTGCCGGAGAAGGTCAACGTCGCCAACAACGGGGTCAACCATGTGCTGGACATCGTCCTGGCGCAGGCCCTCGTCCAGCTGACTCTGGCGTTCGCGGGATTCTCCCGCCCCGCGGTGCTGGTGGTCGGACTCTTCGTCGCCGCCCAGGGCTACTTCATCCACGCCAACATCGATGTCCGCATCGGACGGCTCAACCATCTGCTGGCCAGTCCCGAGCAGCACCGTCTGCACCACAGCACCGATCTGGCCGAAGCCGGCCACTACGGCTCCGACCTGTCGTGCTGGGACCACCTCTTCGGCAGCTTCACCTGGTACCCCGGCCGCGAGCCCGGCGCCGTGGGCCTGCACGACCCCACGTCATTCCCCGGTACCGGCGAGATCCTCGCCGCCCTCGCACATCCCTGGCGCCGCCGACCGGTACGGGCCTCCCGACCGGAGTGA